The sequence below is a genomic window from Theobroma cacao cultivar B97-61/B2 chromosome 6, Criollo_cocoa_genome_V2, whole genome shotgun sequence.
CTTCTCAAGGTAAAATAAATCAGGAAGGTCATCCTCCATGAACTTATCTAGAACTTCTGAGCAATGAGGGAAATAGCGCCGACCCATCTCCACTGTGACATAACAACCACAAAGATCAGACAAAGAAGTTGCgaggaaattttgattattttgatttccACTGATTTTACATCTCCTGAAGATGTATTTCTTTAAAAGAAGAATCTGATGACTTTGTTGAATGCTAAAACTACAAAGCAAGATGTATGATAGTTTGTGGAATAAGTAGCCTAACATTTTAAAGGCCAAAAACTCATAGTGGCCAATGAAAATAATAcatgcaaaatatttttgggaaCTCTTATTTTCCACAGAATGACAGCAACAGCTCTTAGTCAGGCGCTCAACCAACACGAAacataaaattagaatttgtTCAAGACAACATTCCAATATTGCGATGAAGTCAATGGGAAACAGTACATTTTTGAGGAGAAATCTGCATGTATGGTAAAAACTTAATACAACATAACAAACTGGAACTTCCCTAACCAGTTGAATTGTAAGAAAGAAACGAGATAGGATGAAACCacataatttcataaaatcaaaccaagtatgaaaggaagaaaaatttagTAAGAGAAGATGTGTCCAACTGTCCATAGTAATAAAATCCATTAAAGCCTAAGATATCACTAAATACAGGAACATCTTCACAAATATGACCAAGAGAGAATAACAAggaaaacttttttttttgtcaaatttcttttcttcttcttatttttttctttaaaactaGCATTGGCTTATAAATTCACAAGTAAATCTATTTACATTCTCTCAACCTGACCTAAAAACCAGTTCTTTTGTTCAACCCCATAAGACCAAACGCTGGTTAAGAATAGCGATTTAGCCATACTAGTGTGACCAATCACCATCTGAGAATAACCATTTAAGAATACTTGTTCAAACAGgacattgaaaaaaaagtgACTGTTAAGTGCTAAACCCAAAAAACAGGCTGCCATCAAAATGTGAAACAAAAGACCTGCACATGAGGATATTTAAAGCTTTCAATCACCTGTTTTCATGAGGGCCTCCATCCTTGCAAGAAGTCTTTTCTTCTGCATAATGGGTGTCTCATTCAAGTCAACCTGCCTTAAGTTTCCATTTGAACCTTTTGATGCACAAAGACCAGCAAACTCAGAGGTTGTCTCAGCATGTGCTATGTCCATAGCAAGTTTTGCTTCACTAGGGAAAAGTAACCTTGCAAAAGCCACTGCAATTGACAACAACAATCAGAGCTAATtctcataaatatatacactCATAAAAAAGGACCTTGCAGGATGAATCAAATGATAGTAGATAAATCCAAAGGACCCAAAACTACATCTTAACCAAATTCATAATGTGAAAATGTTTCCATGTGTAAgtctaaaatttaaatgagAGGAAGCCCTTTTACCAAGTCAGACTGGCCAAGTTTGTACAGCTAACATAGGAAGCATTTCATTATATCATACTTTTTCAATTAACAAATAGAATCTTTCATTGGGACATCATAAATGAAAGACTACATATATAAGATCTAACAATTTTAGCTCGGCTACAGTTCCAGCATGACTTGTCCTAAAATGATGATAACCTCAGAAACTGCATCCATAACAAAGTTAGCAGCCATTATAAAATCTTCACCTATATGCACATGGGAATGTATCTGACTTTTGAATGAGTTATTGAAATGTACTATGTTGCTGACTAACACTTCAAAATTCCCCGTTTATTATTCACaatgaaaagaatataaaaagtGTCTTTTCAAGACATGGTTGGTTAGCTTTATCCATGCAGTACTATTTGTACAAATTTGATATCACATGTCAAGATCTATTACAGctattaagaaattttatccATGAAAATTTTACTCAAGTTGATAATTTTACATAGACAACAATTATTGTCCAGTATTCAATGAAAATTTGGGAAATGCAATCCGATAAAACAAGAGTGGAAATAGAGAGCCAGAGAAAATTCCCACATAGAATAATACCTCTGTTCTCTAGATACAGAAGTCTCATGTGTAGATCATCAGCCAACGTATGGGAAGTAACAGACACATCCCCGGCCATTGGATTCCTCCTCATTTCCCTTTCTAGAACATCAATGCATATCCTGTCTTTATTTGTTTCCTTTCCTTGCTCTGTTTTTGCATGATAATCCTTTGGTCTTGTCAACCTCTGGCAGATGTTAACTGCACTTCGTCCATCCACTGTCAACTCTGAAGCAGAGGCCCCTTTTGCCAGAAGAGACATTATCACTGATGGTTCTTTACGCATTGCAGCGATGTGAAGAACTGTGTAACCACGAGAATTTCGCAGATTGACATCAGCCAGACGCAGGCCAAGAACCTCAGAGACAACCTTGGGATCACAATATGCTGCAGCATAATGGAGGGCAGCAGCATCATCCAAAGTTATGTCAGACTCAGTTAAAAGTAGTTTAACAAGTTCAACATCGTCAGAGTCTAATGCTTTATGTATTCTCCGGATTCTTTTTTCTCGCAAAGGGTCAACCACTACCTCATTATCTTCACCATCAGGTGGAGACTTGCGGCGAAGCAATCGAATACTCTCCGCAACTTCATAAGGAAGCTCTTTCTCAATAGAGATGCTATCAAGATCTGACCGTGCCACTCTATCAACACATTGAGAAACAAGCTGACTGCATTGACAATGGAAAGCAACCACAAGGATTGTGATAATATCTTCTACAAGAGCCTTCTCAACAAAATTAAGGAGACGTCGCTGCAAAtgcataaaaaatgaaattagtACACCTTCTCTTGGTCTAATCAAGCCAAAGAGTTGTTTAAATTACAGTGTGAAACAGAGGCCAATACCTAGCCATGCTTCTTTATTTCAATCACCACGTAATTATAATGGTTCCTATTATATTTACTAAAGGTTGCAAAGGCAGCCATCTTGTTGCACTGATCTAATAAGTTTCATCTGTTAAAGCATTCGACATATCAGAAGTTCAAATCTAACTTTACAGCGAgtagatataaatatttttctaaatattGAAAACTATTACCATGATAGATCACACCATTATATCAAGTCAATAGTCAACACTAAAAGATGATGCTCTTGACAAGTAAATAAATTTgctaaaagaaattcaaaactaTCACAATatcaattccacactcacCTGAAAAAGTGAAACCAGCTCCGGTATTTGAAATATCGATGATGCATACATCAACTCCACGGCAAAATTGATGGCGGGTCGACAAGCATCATGAGCACAAACATTATCAACACATGTTGAAACCTCCATGGGAGAAGGCCTCAGCTTCCCAGTGTACAAATAATGCAAGAGAATCCGAAAAGCTTCAAGTCCAATCTTGCCATAAGGTAACAACTCACTCATGTTATAACTTggttttccttctttctcaCAAGACCCATTTCCTTTCTTGAATAACTCATTAAAAAACTTACTCCTAACAGCTAAAATACATCTATGAACACCAACAGGAACATCTTCAACAACTATATCAGCATCACTAAAATCAGGACCGTTGTCATTAACGAGTTGCTCCAAGCTGGTGCTAAGCTTGGTCAAACTTATAACTTCAAGACTGGCCCCAGTTTCAGGAACAGTAAAGGAGGGTATATTGTGAGTAATTGAGCCATTTGATAGATGTGAAGATGAACTGAAGCTCAAAGAAGACGATGGCTCAGATAAATACGCCATTAAAACCGAGGTCAAAATCTTAATTCATGAACAACAACGTTCAAAACTTTCGTCCCAAAAAACCAACTTCCTATTGCTATTTGATCTAAAACACACCCcccacccaaaaaaaaaaaacccaaatctaaaagttaattaaaaaacagGTACTAGTTtacatccaaaaaaaaaatgttaaacaaaaccaaaattatCAAAACTAACGATAAATCCTATATTGGTTTTCCAGTGAACAAGTATACAGACATATTATACACAAAACTCAAGTCCTCTTTTCgttaattttcttaaactGATATCATTGCAAAAATCTTTTACAACAAAAAGGCTGAAAGTGAAGATCCaagattgaaatttttgatagCATTATTTGTAtcaaatcacatgaatgaAAACAATTATATGAAGGCATAAAAAAACCAGCTTGCTTGAATTTCCAGGACCTCTtaattaacataataaaagataaaaaaagaaatgaaaaagatttttaaaaaaaagacaagTTTTTAAAGGACGATAACGAATCAGATcctagaaaaaagaaaacccaataaacatatatatgatTACTTTACGAAGATGCAATAAAAGTAGATACTTGGCAAAGATCAGAGGAATTGAATTGGCTTTTGTGTTGAAGAGAAGATAGCTAAGACTTGAAAGAAACGAGAAGAGAGTCAAGagaaaggtgaaaaaaaaattaatgaaaattaaaaagaaaaacaaagaaatcgGAGAAAATAGgaattatcattaaaaaaaaaccgtcgccacattaaaaaaaaaaagataatcaGGAAATTTCCTTGTTCGCTGTCGATGGTTTTGTCGAAGAGAGATGAAGTCGTTTGGGTGACGACGAAGATGACGTGGTAAATTGGAGCTGGGTTCCACTGACGTCAGCGATGGCGTTGGCGTTGTGAGGGGATAGGGTCTGTTGTGTGCACATTTAAGATATTGCCTAAAAACGTCCCTATCAAcgatttcttttttcaacccaaaaaagataaacattatcattaaattattataatttttgtgaaaaaaatctatatttactaataaaatatttagtgACTGTTTCAatgttataaattaaaatttaaattctgaaaataaaataatatttaatataaattagtaatatttttatattattttaataaaaatgtaaaaaatataaatatttattttatatattaataataaataaaaacattgtATTTCGAAAATATACCCCCAAGGATGGGatagaataaaattacaaaacttGCCTACATTCCAACCTAATTTTCTTACCTAACCTCTTGCATATtcatcttttgatttttttttttaaatctgcCTAGATAAGACCTTTAGTTGtttgattatataaaaatttttttatcttatattatgttttaatcaataaaaattttattcgcTTTGCTAAATTGAAACATTAATTCTCTCATTATCGTTATTCAAAAGGTGAATTCtcaaaacaagcaaaaaatttcacatttatatcttaatttaaataatttattggtgtttaaaatttaaattaaccaaaaaaaatattgaactt
It includes:
- the LOC18596379 gene encoding regulatory protein NPR3 — encoded protein: MAYLSEPSSSLSFSSSSHLSNGSITHNIPSFTVPETGASLEVISLTKLSTSLEQLVNDNGPDFSDADIVVEDVPVGVHRCILAVRSKFFNELFKKGNGSCEKEGKPSYNMSELLPYGKIGLEAFRILLHYLYTGKLRPSPMEVSTCVDNVCAHDACRPAINFAVELMYASSIFQIPELVSLFQRRLLNFVEKALVEDIITILVVAFHCQCSQLVSQCVDRVARSDLDSISIEKELPYEVAESIRLLRRKSPPDGEDNEVVVDPLREKRIRRIHKALDSDDVELVKLLLTESDITLDDAAALHYAAAYCDPKVVSEVLGLRLADVNLRNSRGYTVLHIAAMRKEPSVIMSLLAKGASASELTVDGRSAVNICQRLTRPKDYHAKTEQGKETNKDRICIDVLEREMRRNPMAGDVSVTSHTLADDLHMRLLYLENRVAFARLLFPSEAKLAMDIAHAETTSEFAGLCASKGSNGNLRQVDLNETPIMQKKRLLARMEALMKTVEMGRRYFPHCSEVLDKFMEDDLPDLFYLEKGSSEEQKIKRSRFRELKDDVQKAFSKDKAEFNRTGLSSSSSSSSLKDGGPYKLRKL